From the genome of Canis lupus familiaris isolate Mischka breed German Shepherd chromosome 20, alternate assembly UU_Cfam_GSD_1.0, whole genome shotgun sequence:
GTCGCCCAGGCGGCGGGCAGGCTGCCAGCTTCTCAGTTCTGCTGTTGCATGGCATCCGCTTCTCCTCCGAGACCTGGCAGAAACTGGGCACGCTGCACAAGCTGGCTCAGGCTGGCTACCGGGCTGTGGCCATTGACCTGCCAGGTACTTCCGGGGCAGGTTTCTGGACAGGGGTTGTGGGGGCCTCACTGGGGAAACTGTGCACCAGGACACTGGAAGGACCTAGCCAGGCTAGGCCCTGAGCTTGACAGGGTGCAGTGTACTTAGCCAGCCAGGGCCTTCCAGTTTTCTCTGGTCTCCATTGGGATGTGGTCTGGACACTCTCCAGCTGCTTCTAACCAGGTTGCCCAGGGCAGTGTCTCAGggtctctgagcctgtttcctcatctgtaatgggAGATACAGATTTTGGATGGGTGGCTCTAGTGAGAATGGACTGAGATTACGTGAATATGTGACCAATACCCAACACCTAATAATCAGTACTCAGCCAATTGGAATTAAAATCTTTTGACAGAGCCATAAGTATAGGCTCTGTTGGAAGCCCTAAGGAGTGAGACTGAGTCTCCTGACACATTTAGGGGTGAGGAGACTTTCCTAAGGTCACATAGACAGTTGGGTGGAAAACTGAAACCTGGCCCCAGCTGTGTTGGACTTCAGAGCCTGATCCTTTCCAGGACACTCTACTGCTGGGAGAGATGGGCATAGACAAGGGAAATGCCTCGTGCTTGCCACAGATATGACAGATCTAGGCTGCCGTAGCAATAAACTTGGGCACACTGTGTGCTGCAGGAACCTGGCACAGAGAGATTGACTTAGGAGGGTTTCCTGAAGGAAGGGACTGTCTCTTCCATTTTCCTACTCAATGCCCTTATCTTTCTCACACCTGAATCCCTGCAGGTCTGGGGCGCTCCAAGGAAGCAGTGGCCCCTGCCCCTATCGGGGAATTGGTCCCCAGCAGCTTCCTGGCAGCTGTGGTGGATGCCCTGGACCTGGGCTCTCCAGTTGTGATCAGCCCATCGTTGAGTGGCATGTACTCCCTGCCCTTCCTCACGGCCCCTGGCTCCCAGCTCCGGGGCTATGTGCCAGTGGCCCCCATCTGCACTGACAAAATCAATGCTGCGGATTATGCCAGTGTGAAGGTATCCCTGTGTGGGAGGCTGAGATGCCCCTACCACGAGCAAGAAAGGGTCCATCCGGGGGGCCTCTTGTCACTTGGGGCAGGGTAACCAAGGTGTAGCTTCTGGGGGGAGCTAAACTACCAAACTCTGCCCTTTATCTTTATTTAGCAGATTACTGTGCCTTGGCCTGTGCTAAACTGTGTACTGGGGCAGCAAAAATTCATGCCTCTGTCCCCCAGGAGCTGGGGCCTCTCCTACTCCCCACTGGACCagcttgtctctccctctcatttgGGGTGACCCCAGGAAGAGACTGAAGTGGTGGTGGGCCTACAGCTGACCTCTAGGAGGCTGGGCTGGTGTGGCCGATCCCTGCTTactgtttccctttcctttctctagaCCTCAACTCTTATAGTATATGGAGACCAAGACCCCATGGGTCTGACCAGCTTTGAACACCTGAAGCAGCTGCCCAACCACCGGGTGTTGGTCATGGAGGGGGCAGGGCACCCCTGTTACCTTGACAAACCTGAGGAGTGGCACACGGGGCTGCTGGATTTCCTGCAGGGGCTAGCATGAGACCCAGCCCTGCTGTCGCGCTGTGGGGGGTGGCTGCTGGCCTGCCTTGGACTCTCTCTGTTGCCTCCCTCCTCCATGGGTTCCTATTCATCATATACACACAACAGGTGTGTCTCTGTCTATCTGGATTCTTGTCTCTAGGGtctgccttttcctctttctcttgcaGTGACAGACTAAGGAGGTGAAATCAAGAGGAAAAACCTCAGGAATCAAGAGACGTAATCTGGTGGAGGGTAATCTGTTAGATGGACTTCTCCTATAGGCTTTCCTGTTCACTCacaccccttcctctgccctgtgCAGCCTCCCCATCCTGCCTCTAACCTCTTCCTTCCGTTGCCCTACAGGGCATTCACATCTCCTACTCTTGCCTCTTAGACCACAGATACTTCCATGCCCACATCCATGCTTATGCATTTAGAGCCATCCATGTTCCCAAATATGACCCTTCACTTGGGAGCAACCACCTACGGACAGGCAACTTGACAGACATGCACAGTCACCAGCAGGTTTGCAGTGCgtgcactcacacacatgcattctTGTGGTTCATTTGCATGGGCACATGCACCCTCCCAACCATGCAGAACCCTACCGTCCAGGAAGGTGGGGACCCTATGGGAGCCAGCCCTAAACTCCATTCACAGGTTGCAGCTGGCCCCAGACTAGAATTGTCTCCCAGAAGGTGAGGGCCATCCCTTGGAACCTCTGATCTCCTtgcttttccccctctttccGGGTGCTCCCTGGGTTATTAGGCCTGGATCTGCTCAGCCAAGCTTGTTTCCTGCTCTGAGGTTTGGGGGCTGGGGAAACGGAGAGCGGAGAGTGGAGGTCGGTGAAATAAAGTGATGCAATTAGACCCCGCAGGCTCTTGCTGTCTCCGGagcgccgcccctcccccgcccctgggGACCGCCACtgtgggcccctcccccactctggcGGGACCAGATGGTCCCCCTGCCCTTTGTCCACCCGGCcagatggaggggaagggagattggattcccctccccacccacacacacccaggtGCCAAGAGACTCAGCtgtggggggaggtggaggtCAGTGGGACCAGGCTGAGCCGATTATGGAGAAGAGGGGGAGATAGGTCTGCCCCCCAGGAGGTGCGGTGGGGGAAGAAGAGGGCTTGGGGACCGTCCAACTTCTCCCATTCCCTAGCAGAGTGCACGACCGCGCCGCGGCCCTTGCGACCCCAGCCCCCACAAGGCATCCTGGGGGTAGCTTTGGGGGAATGGCGGGGCGGGGTGCACGGGGTCACACCGCTctcaggcccctcctccagccgGTCCGGTCACCTGTCCGGGACGGACAAGGGCCGGGCCTTGAGGAAGCGGTTGGGTGGCCGAGGGGCGCGGGGCTTGGTGGGCGAGAGCcccgcgcggggccgggcggcgcaGAAGCGAGgagagccgggagccgggagccggagCCCGGAGCGCGGGGCCTGGCGGCGGGCCCGGGGCCGGGATGGGGGAGCGGGGGGTCGGCGGAGCGCCCGGCGGGCGGCcctgcggggccggggcgggggcgggggcggggggcgcggccgcGCGGGCGCTCGCGgcgggagcccccgccccccagctcccgGCGCCGGGACGCGCTGCCGGGGAGGGTCGCCCCAGCCCTCCCGGAAGCGGCCGCCGCTCGGGGCGCACcgcggcgcgcggggcggggcggggcgggcggctgCGGCACTGGGGCGGCTGGGGCGGGCCCGCCGCGCTGTAATCGGatccggggagggggcggggaggggccgggccgggcgggccgggggtggggggggcgcggAGCCGGGCTCCGGGCCGGCCGGGCTCCGCGCCTGTCAAACCCCTCATTGTTCGCAGCTGATGTCACTCGCAGTTGTGAGCGGCCGCCTCTCCCGGGGACAATGTGGGACTGAGCGGCCcagccgccgcgccgccgccgccgccgccgccgccgcaggaCAGCCCCAGCGAGGTagggcgcgggccgggcggggcacCGCGGGCCGCGAAGTTTGGGGGTTcagccgggggggcggggagcccgcGCCGGAGTCTCCAGGCCGGGGTCCCGGTTTGGGAGACCGGGAGACCGCGAGGAACACGCTTCCCTGTCCCACTCGGGCCCAGGCCTGCACAGGTGGGGGGCGCTGCTCTGCCAGAGGAGCCCCCGGCGTCAGGGAGGGCCGTCCTGGACGAGACCCCAGATTTGAGGCCCACATCCCACCTGCTGTTTCTGTCCTTCGGACCTGCTCTTCCCTGGACCTCCTGCCTTGGGTTCTGGTTCTGCTCCATCTCTGTCCCCATCTGCCATCCCCCTGCAGTTCCTGGCTCACCACACACCCCTTCCCATTCTCTGCAGTCCttgcctgggggggtgggggcgtgggggcaGACAGATCTCCAGACCAGGGGTGTGTGGAGGTGACAGTTGGGGGCTCAGAGTGGTCCCTCATGCTCTGTGGCTCTTCAGCCCCTCAGCTCTGACCTAGCTTCTAGCCAGTCcccctgggggggctgggggtgtcTCTGGGTACTCACTTCAGCCTGGTCCTCATGCCTGCCTGGTCAGGAGAGGGAGgtgcccaccccctcacccccctaTCCCAGCCCGCCATCTTGGGACCTGTGGCACCCAGTGCTCCGCCCGGCTCCAGCACCCTGGGGAGTGGTCTTCAAGGGGATGCTCCCAGGGCCAGTTGCATTCCCTCCTCCCAGAATGTGGGCTCTTGGTCCCCACCAAGCCCACACTGTTTACCTTCATGCTGGACCAACAGGGCATGTGTCCCTAGGGGCCCTCCTTCTCCTACAAAGAGCTCTTAGACCCCAGGGACTCTTCAGGAGCTTAAACCTTAGTTCCAGCCTTCACTCTTTCCTGAGGTTACCCTCACTGCTTCAGAGCCAGCACCTGGGGCCTTATCTTTTCCCCATCTGAAGGTCCCCTAGTCTCTCTGAGCTCTGGAACCCCCTCAATCTCCAAAgcacccccatcccagcccccaccccccaggcttcATCAGCATGCAGGCTCAGGCTGCCCAAACACAAGGGGATTGTTCTTCTTGCATGctcagggtggggggctgggagcaGGCGGCCCACACACCCTGGCAGGCCCAGGCCACAGGGAGGCTGGCTTTGCCCCGCCCTGTGTCCCCAGACAGGCTGTGTCCACCCTCCCTACTCTCATCCCTGCCCCCCCTCCAGCCTCCATCACCACTGCCCAGTAGCATTGACCTCTTGAGGAAAGAGCCCTGGGCCGCACAGGTGAACCCCTGGTTCTCCTAGCTCTGCCAGTTGCTTTTCATGTAGCCTTATAAACAAGCTCCTCCCTCTTTGGGCCTCGGGTTCTGACTTTGTGAAACCTATACCACTCCCCAGCTCTTCTTCCAGCCTCCCTTCCACAGGGAGAAACCCATTCTGGGCCTCTAGTGGTCTCAAAGCTCAGCGCAAATCCCCCACCCCAGTGATATGCCTGGGGAGCCCCTAGACCCAAAGAAACAGCAAGAACAGGGGTTGAAGGTGCTGAGGAGTGGAAACTGGGATTTCTGTCCTGGCAGGCCCTGGCTTTCCCCCGTGTCTGGTCTCTCGTGCCCTCGATCTCACCCCATCCTCATTGCTTCTCTGGGACCCTCAGCCCCATCTCCAGTCCCTAATGCCTCCAGGCCCTTCTCCCTATGCACTGAGCCTAGTCCTggctcctgccctcctggaggaACTCCTGTCCTCCTGGATAGCAGAAAGATAGGCTTGAAAATGCCCGTGACGGTTCCTTTGAGCTTAGTTGGGGCACAGAGGCCTGAGTGATTATATCTGATTTGGAAGCTTGGGGAggacttcacagaggaggtggcatttgagaaGGATTTTGACAGAGAGTGAGGAGGATGGGCATTTGAAGCTGGGATCAGCCCGAACAAAAGCCCAGAGTCCTGGAGGTACTAGGCGTGTTTTGCAGCCTGATGTgtaggggggcagggggtggagatGAGacaagagaagcaggcagaggccaggcctgTCTGTGGTGATCAAGTTTTATTCCTTGGGTACTGGGGAGCCAAAGATGGCTGTTGAGCAGCAGAACGATCCAGTCCCCAGCCTGGAAAATGAAAGCTAGAGTCTTTTCTTAATTTGGGTGAGGCAGTGAGGGGATGGGTACCAGTGGGTGGGGTTGTACCAAGAAGTTGTATCCTTTCTCTTGGAGCCCAGTCTAGGCCTGggtctgcctcagtttctcttggCTGTGAGGACTCTTGAGGGGTTGCTTCATGATGCTCTAAGGAGGCTGTACCATTTCTGGGACCAGCCAACTTGTCAGAGCTTACCTTTGCTGCTTAGCATCGAGTCTACAGGACAGCCTTGTGTCAGGAAACTCATGGACCCCACGCTGTTCCCCTGAaggcctcccctcccccgacTCTCCCAAGGGGTGGTATGAATGGCCATCCTGGGAGGCTGTAAGGCTGAGAGGCTGGGTGCATGGGTCGGAGGATACTAGGGCATTTCTTGCGGAGACCCGGGTAATCAGGAAGGAGGAGCCTACCCAGAGAAGGGAACAGGCAAGGGAGTCAGGATCCCTCAGTATGATCTCCCCAAGCCCAGTGTCCACCTCCTGCCACGCCCTGCTCCTTCTGATGTCCTGAGCCATTCCCCAGCATCACTGGGTGTGGCCAGCATGGCTGCTTTTGGATTAGGAGTAGGAGGCTGCTAGGTTGGAGCCTGGTGGTGCTGAGGGGAATGTCAGGGGATGTGAGGTGGGGGATGAACTTGGAGACTGCCCCCCCACCTTCTCCCTAGCTCAGGTGGGTCTATAAGCCCTGGTTGGTCCAGACACTGGCTAGCAGAGCCAAGGGAATCCCCCAAGGGGCGGGCCAGTCCACTTGAGTTGCCTGGCCCCaggagccctcccctcccccggatTGTTCTTGCTCCAGAACAAAGCCAGGGTGGACACTTGATCCCTGCGTGTGGGGGGGAGCTGGCTAAGCCCCCGGCCCTTTGATTGGGCAGctgtcatgagagagagacagctgggggggaggggcaggaaggggcagccGCCATCGCTTACACAgctgtcaccccccccccccccgccccctccagcctgAGTGGCAGGAAGCCAGGGACAGAAGGAGTGGGCACTGGAtctggggagggggcctggggagcaggagggaacaCCCGAGGTCAGAGGCAGAGGCCTAGTCTGAGCTTGGTATGTTATGCCAGGGAGCCCTGCTGACCAGAGGGGGCTGGGCACCCCCAGAGGTGAGCTGGAGGTCAGTGTGGCATGACGTTTGGCTGCCATGTGGGTGGCCCAGCAGGGACCTAGGGCCCACCAGCAAATAATTCCCTTAGAACCCTGGTGAGGGTAGAAGGGGAGCCAATAAGTAATAGGGTCACTTATTCTTAGGACCCCCTAGGAGGATAATTTGGGAAACCTGTGTCTGGAACTCCTGTTCTCTCCTAAAAACAGGAAAGATCTTGAGGGTGTCTCAGAAcaggaaggacacagagagaccAGCACCAGAATCCCCCCCAgttccacacatacacacatagcaCAGGCGGGTAAACTGAGGTCCAGGTTAGGTGAAGGCCTGGCCAAGGTTACCCATGGAATTTGGGACAGTGGGTTCTCCTGCAGACTCAGGTATCTTTTTCAGGGCGGGAACTCTAGTTCTGACCACATTCTAGCCCCTTTGCCCTTTTTTCCCCGAGCCTTATGACCCCAAAGGTGATGTGGCAATGGTATGTCAGGTCTCCCACTGGTTATCACTCCACAGGAGTCCCTGAGTCTCAGAATATTCTGGAGTCTCAGGACTGTGGCTTTCGACAAGTTGTCAGTCCTTTCCAAAACATGACCTGCGTGTACTAGCCAGGCAGGGGTTTCAGGAACTACTAAAGCCAGTTCCCCACCTTTGAAGAACCTCCCTGGTCTGACAGACCCAGATGGGACAGCCAGAAAGGGAAGGCAGATGGGGCCTATGATAGACAGCCCCACGCTAGCAGGCAGGACCATGCTGTCACCACTCCCCACCTCTCTATGACCTTGGGCGGGTGATAGACCCTCTGTTGGCATCAGATTCTCTTCTGTTTGGTGAATTCATCTGTTCAGCTAGCCATTACGTTCAGAGCACCTTCTCCAGCCTGGCTCTGGCCTGAGCTCTGGGGACACCAGGAGAAGGTGGCAGCCTTGGCTCCTGCTCTAAGGGGCTCCtggcctgggctgcccagggagaGACAAGTGCTTCGCTGGAGGAAGTGCACGCAGCTGGGGGAATGTCAGCAAGGACAGCCAGCATGAGGCTGGCCAGGATGCTCATCTCGTACAGTCCCTGTACCCACTGTTGACCTCTGACATCTAGAGAGCCTATGGGCAGAAgtcaagcagagggaggggcagctgCTGGGAAGACAAGTGATTGAGTTCTTGAGGAGACAGTGTTGTTACCCGATGGTTCAGATGAAGGAAGAGGCTTCATGCCATAAGTGGTTTGCTCGGGCTTCCTGAGAAAGCTAGGCTGGGAGCTCTCCAGTTCCTACTCCATGCCCAAGCTCTGCTAGCAAGGGGGTTCCAAAGAGGGGATTGGAGAGTGCTCCACGCCCTTGACCTTCATGTCAGGATAGGGCAGGGGGCTGAGGAAGAAGGTGCCCAGTGGTCACCAGAGTGCTCTAGGCAGACGCATGCATCCTTGGCTCCCACACCCTCCTGGGCAGGAGGAATTTGCAGGGTTGGGGCTTGATTTTGGTTTCTCTTCAGCACCAGTTGGTCTCATTCTGTTTTCCTGCTTGGGTTCAGCTCCCCATCACAGCTGAGACTTGGTGGGAGAGGGCCACTGGAGGAGAGGGATTTCCAAGCAGGATTAAGGTTCAGGATTAGGTTGGGGCATGAAAAGGGGTCGGGTAGGGAGGGCTGGCGGCTGGGCTAATCCCAAAGGCTAATCTCTggctcctccttcctctgtcagTTAACGGCCTTGACATTTCCCAGCCCCCAAATCCCTTTtttacccatcacccagtccctgGGGGAAgcattctctccattttataggtgaagctgtggagcccaggagcccagtgACTTGTTTCTGGTACAGAGACAGTGTTGCAGGCTGGGAATGTGGCCGCTTCTTACCTCCACAGCACGCAGGAGAGCAGCCCTGTGCAGACTGCTGGGCTCCTGGCATCACCCCTTCACCCCACGAGCTGAAGGAACCCTGCTCTCAGAGCTGCCTGCAGAGAACCTCCGCCTTAGTGACCTCTGGAGGTGGGGCTTCCAGCTCccgtgcccccctccccacagccttTGCCAcgcagggggaggcgggggcaAGAGGACCCTCCTAGAACCTTGTTATTTTCACTTCTTCCCTCCTTTCAAGGCCTCCTTGTGGCTCCCTGTGGCTGCTCCAGCCTCTGTTCCAGCTGCAACTCCATGCTCTAGtcagcagggcaggggtgggggggtggagaggggcccCTGGACACAAGTGCTTCTTATTTGAAGTAACATTTCAATCTTAACCATACTTTCAAGGCGCAATCCACAGGGGTCCCCTCTTCCAAGGGGTCACAGAGGAGGCGCCCCCTCTCTGGATTCTCATAGGCTTCTGGTTAATTCTTTCTTCCACTGTTCCACTATCAGGAAAGGGGAAGATACCCATGGAGACTGGCTGGCTACCACATATGTGCTTAGCTCATCTTAATTCTCCTAACTCTTTGGGGGTAGGACTTGGTAGTCTCTGCTTACATAtggggaggctgaggctcagaTGGGTTAAATGAGCTGTCTGGGGTTACACAGCAAGTGAGTTGCACGCAAGGGTAGTGGTCAGTGTGACATTTGAAATGCAGTCTAGcgacacctaggtagctcagtggttgagcgtctgcctttggctcaggtcgtgatcctgggatcgagtcctgcatcaggctccctgtggggcacctgcttctccctctgcctgtatctctgcttctctctttgtgtctctcatgcataaataaatacaattttaaaaatctggaggtCTACTCTGTCTCTCATCCGTGGGAATTTGGTTAGTCTGAGGTCTGAGGTCCCCATGTAAGGGCAGGGGCCCCAAAAGAAACCCAAGCTCCCCTCTAATCCTTCTTCCACTCCCCCCATCAGAGCCGCCAGGCACCGTGGACACACTCCTAGGCTGCTGTGGCCCCAGCCCCGCCTGACAGGATGAGCGGCTCAGATgcggggctggaggaggagccaGAGCTCAGCATCACCCTCACACTGCGGATGCTGATGCATGGGAAGGTGAGTGGATGAGGGGCAGGGTAAGGCGTGGCCAGCCAGGACTTGTAGCTCCTGTGTCCTGTCTCTGGTAGAGCCCCTGTCCTGCTGGGGGACAGGCCTGGGGCATTGGTCCCCCCTGACTCTATTCTTATCTTGTTTGCAGGAGGTTGGCAGCATAATTGGGAAGGTAGGTGCCCAGTTCTGTTCTTTATGGACCTCAACCCGAGGCCTCAGGCCAGGTAAGGGGCCACAGGCTAAGAGccagttcatatttttttctcccacagaAAGGAGAGACTGTAAAGCGAATCCGGGAGCAGGTGAGGATGGAGTGTGGGAATGCTGCCTAGGGTTTGGAGgtttggaggggaggggagatcCCTGGCCCACATTTTCCCTGAACCCCACCATCTGGGATGACCAGTGAGTGCCCTTGGAAGGTAGCTGTTTCCAGCCTTGGCTGGGGCCAAGTGAGTGGGCAGGCAGACCGGTTCCTGGCAAGGAAGTGGAGAAGGAGCTCCGCTGCCCGGCCTTGTCTGTA
Proteins encoded in this window:
- the ABHD14B gene encoding protein ABHD14B; the protein is MAGVEQQEGTIQVQGQSLFFREGRPGGGQAASFSVLLLHGIRFSSETWQKLGTLHKLAQAGYRAVAIDLPGLGRSKEAVAPAPIGELVPSSFLAAVVDALDLGSPVVISPSLSGMYSLPFLTAPGSQLRGYVPVAPICTDKINAADYASVKTSTLIVYGDQDPMGLTSFEHLKQLPNHRVLVMEGAGHPCYLDKPEEWHTGLLDFLQGLA